Proteins encoded by one window of Littorina saxatilis isolate snail1 unplaced genomic scaffold, US_GU_Lsax_2.0 scaffold_948, whole genome shotgun sequence:
- the LOC138956052 gene encoding nose resistant to fluoxetine protein 6-like — translation FADFLHFSFYSSPIFGAVSSIIFLLITAIVPGALTMKDHFPPGLLPNTVQGNATNQMDFMNDFYIKPYNRMGPYVVGMLAGYFLYRTDCRLRISKIVNLSLWALATGCALALLYGLYDAYNGHPVTLPVSAFYNAINRQVWGACVAWVVIACVTGNGGFVNTILSWSALVPLSRLTYCIYLLHIMMMELYLLNLNTAFYMDDLNVVMFFLGILVVSYMAATVTSLAFETPFMVLEKVLFHPTPKDDKKKIEADQK, via the exons ATTTTGCTGATTTTCTCCACTTTTCTTTTTACAGTTCGCCTATATTTGGCGCCGTGTCGTCCATCATCTTTCTGCTGATTACCGCCATTGTTCCCGGAGCTCTGACCATGAAAGATCATTTCCCACCTGGACTTTTGCCAAACACGGTCCAGGGAAATGCTACAAA tcAAATGGACTTCATGAACGACTTTTACATCAAACCTTACAATCGCATGGGTCCCTACGTTGTGGGTATGCTCGCTGGCTACTTTCTGTATCGAACAGACTGCAGACTGCGGATAAGTAAG ATTGTCAATCTGTCACTATGGGCCCTAGCCACGGGTTGTGCTCTCGCCTTGCTGTACGGACTGTACGACGCCTATAACGGTCATCCAGTGACTCTACCTGTGTCCGCTTTCTACAACGCCATCAACAGACAGGTGTGGGGGGCCTGCGTCGCCTGGGTGGTCATCGCCTGTGTCACGGGCAACGGGG GTTTCGTGAACACCATACTGTCGTGGTCGGCGCTGGTGCCTCTGAGCCGCCTGACGTACTGTATCTATCTGCTGCACATCATGATGATGGAGCTCTACCTCTTGAACTTGAACACGGCCTTCTACATGGACGACCTGAATGTG GTGATGTTTTTCCttggcattttggtggtgtccTATATGGCGGCAACAGTGACGTCCCTTGCGTTTGAAACCCCATTCATGGTGCTGGAAAAAGTTCTGTTCCATCCCACACCAAAAGACGACAAGAAAAAGATCGAGGCCGACCAAAAATAA